The following proteins are co-located in the Fructilactobacillus carniphilus genome:
- a CDS encoding ABC transporter ATP-binding protein produces the protein MASIELKNITKSFGTEENRYRVLDNVNFTSNAGEVTIITGPSGSGKSTLLTIMGALRNPDDGEVWLDGTQVNQLSSREQDHFRLEKIGFILQAHTLVPFLTVDDQFQLVDQVKPTGNLAGEQFDQLLQTLDVSQLLQQYPAELSGGQSQRVAIARGLYTQPAVILADEPTASLDEKRVYKVCELLASAAKQQGRAVVVVTHDERMHDYADHIYELVDGNLTKQR, from the coding sequence ATGGCAAGCATTGAATTAAAGAACATTACCAAGAGTTTTGGCACGGAAGAAAATCGGTATCGGGTGTTAGATAACGTGAATTTTACCAGCAACGCCGGGGAAGTCACGATCATTACTGGACCATCTGGATCTGGGAAAAGTACTCTTTTAACAATTATGGGAGCGCTCCGGAATCCAGATGACGGAGAGGTCTGGCTAGATGGAACCCAGGTTAACCAACTTAGCAGTCGAGAACAGGATCATTTTCGGTTAGAAAAAATTGGCTTCATCTTACAGGCTCATACTTTGGTTCCGTTTCTAACAGTTGACGATCAGTTCCAACTGGTTGATCAGGTAAAACCTACAGGAAATCTAGCTGGAGAACAGTTTGATCAGCTCCTCCAAACTCTGGATGTGAGTCAACTGTTGCAGCAATACCCCGCTGAACTATCTGGAGGACAAAGTCAGCGGGTGGCGATCGCCCGCGGACTGTACACGCAACCGGCTGTTATTTTAGCCGATGAACCGACAGCCTCGTTGGACGAAAAACGGGTTTATAAGGTTTGTGAACTATTGGCTTCCGCGGCCAAACAGCAAGGCCGGGCGGTCGTGGTCGTGACCCATGACGAGCGGATGCACGATTACGCGGATCACATTTATGAACTAGTGGATGGCAACTTAACCAAACAACGTTAA
- the pstB gene encoding phosphate ABC transporter ATP-binding protein PstB: protein MATTKEPLLTTNDVRLYYGEHEALHGINLDFNQHEITALIGPSGCGKSTYLRCINRMNDLVDGVSITGSFRLDGQDIYSPKQDVVALRKQVGMVFQQPNPFPFSVYDNVAYGLRVQGIKDKKMLDERVEASLRQAAVWEEVKDDLNKDALSFSGGQQQRICIARLLAVRPEVILLDEPTSALDPISSAEIEETLLKIKDQYTIIIVTHSMQQASRISDRTAFMLNGKLVETGKTKHIFLNPEKQETSDYLNGKFG from the coding sequence ATGGCAACCACGAAAGAACCGCTTTTAACTACCAACGACGTGCGGTTGTACTATGGAGAACACGAAGCCCTTCATGGGATCAACTTGGATTTTAATCAGCACGAAATTACCGCACTAATTGGACCTTCCGGGTGTGGAAAATCAACCTACCTGCGCTGCATTAACCGGATGAATGATTTGGTGGATGGGGTTTCCATCACGGGGAGTTTCCGGCTCGATGGGCAAGATATTTATAGCCCCAAACAAGACGTGGTAGCGTTGCGCAAACAGGTGGGAATGGTGTTTCAACAACCCAATCCATTTCCCTTTTCCGTTTATGACAACGTGGCTTATGGTTTGCGGGTGCAAGGGATTAAGGATAAAAAGATGTTAGACGAACGGGTGGAAGCTAGTTTACGTCAGGCGGCCGTCTGGGAAGAAGTTAAGGATGACTTAAATAAAGATGCGTTATCCTTTTCTGGAGGACAGCAGCAACGAATCTGTATTGCCCGGCTACTGGCGGTGCGCCCCGAAGTGATTTTACTAGATGAACCGACGAGTGCATTGGATCCAATCTCTAGTGCCGAAATTGAAGAAACCCTTTTGAAAATTAAGGACCAGTATACAATTATCATTGTGACCCACAGCATGCAGCAGGCTTCCCGGATTTCGGATCGAACGGCCTTCATGCTAAATGGTAAACTAGTCGAAACCGGTAAAACCAAGCACATCTTCTTGAACCCGGAAAAACAGGAAACCAGTGACTACTTAAACGGTAAATTTGGCTAA
- a CDS encoding LemA family protein gives MKLKKGYVVTGIIAVVVVILGGWLISTSNGFVRSQQQIKQDQGNLEVQLQRRADLTPQLVSTLQGSMKNEQKIFGEIAASRNQYANAKNLKDKNQAVQNMDKQTNVLLNAVQENYPTLASSNQVSELMTQIEGSENRVSQARRDYNQDVTAYNTKIAVFPGNVIANMKGLKPYDEFKADSNAQKAPKINLNTDK, from the coding sequence ATGAAACTGAAAAAAGGATACGTGGTTACGGGGATTATCGCCGTAGTCGTAGTAATCTTGGGCGGATGGCTAATTTCAACTAGTAACGGCTTTGTCCGCAGCCAGCAACAGATTAAGCAGGACCAAGGAAATTTGGAAGTGCAACTTCAACGACGGGCCGATTTAACCCCGCAATTAGTGAGCACGTTACAGGGTTCCATGAAGAACGAACAAAAGATTTTTGGTGAAATTGCCGCTTCCCGGAATCAATATGCAAATGCGAAAAACTTGAAAGACAAGAATCAGGCCGTGCAAAACATGGACAAGCAAACAAACGTCTTGTTAAACGCGGTTCAGGAAAACTATCCGACCCTGGCGAGTTCCAACCAAGTTTCAGAGTTAATGACTCAGATTGAAGGTAGTGAAAACCGAGTTAGTCAAGCACGACGGGACTATAACCAAGATGTTACTGCCTACAACACTAAGATTGCGGTCTTTCCTGGAAATGTGATTGCGAACATGAAGGGACTAAAGCCGTACGATGAGTTTAAGGCTGATTCCAACGCCCAAAAGGCACCCAAGATTAATTTAAATACGGATAAATAA
- the pstA gene encoding phosphate ABC transporter permease PstA, translating into MNESTVKANRANRWALWGIKGMVGIVVLILIALLGYILITGVPHVSWHFLTSPSKEFGAGGGIANELFNSIYILVITLVISCPLALGAGIYLSEFAKPSWLTSTVRTLIEVLSSLPSIVVGLFGYLVLVIKFQLDFSIISGAFALMFVNLPLLTRNTEEALTAVPHSQREAGWALGLSQWRTITKIILPAAVPGLVTGVILSAGRIFGEAAALIFTAGQSTPVISYSNWNPFSPTSFLNPMRPAETLAVHIWKLNTDGITPDADQISSGASAVLIIVILLIILLSRYLGNYCYRKMSGTK; encoded by the coding sequence ATGAACGAAAGCACTGTTAAAGCAAACCGAGCGAACCGCTGGGCCTTATGGGGCATTAAAGGCATGGTGGGAATCGTGGTCTTGATTTTAATTGCCTTACTGGGTTACATCCTAATTACTGGAGTACCCCACGTTTCCTGGCACTTTTTGACCTCACCGTCCAAGGAATTTGGCGCCGGTGGAGGAATTGCCAATGAACTCTTTAATTCGATTTACATTCTAGTAATTACGTTGGTCATCTCGTGTCCGTTAGCGCTCGGGGCCGGCATCTATCTCTCCGAATTTGCTAAACCGTCGTGGTTGACCAGTACGGTGCGGACGTTAATTGAAGTCTTGAGTTCATTGCCTTCGATTGTGGTCGGCCTGTTTGGCTACCTGGTATTGGTCATTAAATTCCAGTTGGACTTTTCCATTATTTCAGGAGCATTTGCGTTAATGTTTGTGAACCTTCCATTGCTAACTAGAAACACGGAAGAAGCCCTCACAGCTGTACCGCATTCACAACGAGAAGCGGGCTGGGCGCTGGGACTGTCACAATGGCGAACGATTACTAAAATTATTTTGCCAGCTGCTGTTCCCGGGTTAGTGACCGGAGTAATTTTAAGTGCCGGTCGAATTTTTGGAGAAGCCGCTGCCCTAATCTTTACGGCGGGACAAAGTACGCCGGTAATTAGCTACAGTAACTGGAATCCGTTTAGTCCCACGAGCTTTCTGAATCCGATGCGTCCCGCCGAAACTTTGGCGGTTCACATTTGGAAGCTGAACACAGACGGAATTACACCAGATGCGGACCAGATTTCTAGTGGAGCGTCGGCCGTTTTGATCATTGTGATTTTACTGATTATTCTGTTATCGCGTTATCTTGGGAACTACTGTTACCGCAAGATGAGTGGTACCAAGTAG
- a CDS encoding NAD(P)H-binding protein, giving the protein MRVTILAAAGQIAELVTQNLMTETDDQLTLVAREADSRLTITDAERENLVDLDVNDVNKLAATMRGEDLVLLATSPDERMANSVIKAMDQAGVSRLIVTGAIGVENEVPGKFGEWNRRMGGGLLAAVADGFHAIENSDLDYTYLRMTWLYNDPRKKDYVITEPGEPQPGVQVTRTAVANFLTHLIKSGANDYQRASIGIYEPGSDRYDKPTFY; this is encoded by the coding sequence ATGCGAGTAACAATTTTAGCGGCTGCTGGACAGATTGCGGAACTGGTAACCCAAAACCTAATGACAGAAACTGACGATCAATTAACCTTAGTAGCTCGGGAAGCAGACTCCCGGTTGACGATTACTGATGCCGAACGAGAAAATTTAGTGGACTTAGACGTTAACGATGTTAATAAATTAGCGGCTACTATGCGAGGGGAAGATCTTGTCTTGTTGGCTACTTCACCAGACGAACGGATGGCTAACAGCGTTATCAAGGCAATGGATCAAGCTGGAGTAAGTCGGTTAATCGTGACCGGAGCCATCGGAGTGGAAAATGAAGTTCCCGGTAAGTTTGGGGAATGGAATCGCCGCATGGGCGGTGGCTTGTTAGCAGCCGTTGCCGATGGTTTCCATGCGATTGAAAATAGTGATTTAGACTACACCTATCTCCGGATGACGTGGTTATACAACGACCCTCGTAAAAAAGACTACGTGATTACGGAACCAGGGGAGCCGCAGCCAGGAGTTCAGGTAACGCGAACCGCCGTTGCGAATTTCTTAACTCATTTGATTAAGAGTGGGGCCAATGATTATCAACGCGCTTCAATTGGGATTTACGAACCCGGTTCGGATCGGTACGACAAACCCACGTTTTACTAA
- a CDS encoding phosphate ABC transporter substrate-binding protein — MRLGKLIPVGLAAAGILLLSGCGTKNKGNAVTAVGSTAMQPLVQKAGSDFQTEHKQYTVTVQGGGSGTGLSQAETGAVNVGNSDIFAEQKDGIHANKLKDHQVAVVGIAPVANEENGVKNLTEQQLEKIFTGKIKNWKEVGGKDLPIIVINRAQGSGTRKTFEAKVLKGQQPVKSQEQDSNGTVKKIVQNTPGTISYLSLPYLNKQIKTLSVDGVEPTAANITTNKWRIWSYEHMYTAKHPSKATQAFVNYLMSKPVQAKLVKEAGYVSVHDMKVHMTPDNRVLPGRQ; from the coding sequence ATGCGATTAGGCAAGTTAATCCCCGTGGGCTTAGCCGCGGCGGGCATTTTATTGTTAAGTGGTTGCGGAACGAAAAACAAGGGAAATGCGGTAACGGCTGTGGGTTCGACGGCGATGCAACCCCTGGTACAAAAAGCCGGGAGTGATTTTCAAACTGAACATAAACAGTATACGGTTACCGTCCAAGGGGGCGGCTCGGGAACGGGACTTAGTCAAGCTGAAACCGGTGCGGTCAACGTGGGAAATTCTGATATTTTTGCCGAGCAAAAGGACGGAATCCATGCTAACAAGTTGAAAGATCATCAGGTTGCTGTGGTCGGGATTGCTCCCGTTGCTAACGAAGAAAATGGGGTTAAAAACCTGACGGAACAACAATTAGAAAAAATCTTTACCGGAAAGATTAAAAACTGGAAGGAAGTCGGTGGTAAGGACCTCCCGATTATCGTGATTAACCGGGCCCAGGGAAGTGGAACCCGCAAGACTTTTGAAGCTAAGGTCTTGAAGGGCCAACAGCCGGTGAAGAGCCAGGAACAAGATTCAAATGGAACCGTGAAGAAGATTGTCCAAAACACGCCGGGGACGATTAGTTATCTGTCACTTCCATATTTAAACAAACAGATTAAAACATTGAGCGTCGACGGAGTGGAGCCCACGGCAGCTAACATTACCACCAATAAATGGCGGATTTGGTCATACGAACACATGTATACTGCCAAACACCCGAGCAAGGCGACCCAAGCTTTTGTCAACTACCTGATGTCAAAACCGGTACAAGCGAAATTAGTGAAAGAAGCTGGTTACGTTAGTGTTCATGACATGAAAGTTCACATGACCCCGGATAATCGGGTCTTACCAGGTCGACAGTAA
- a CDS encoding TetR/AcrR family transcriptional regulator, which translates to MPTSTFEKLPAAKKERVNAALLKEFSVYSLAEAQVARIVDDAEISRGSFYKYFNDISDAYRYEFGQVMSSLHAPFKQGASATDVTGIVRMVEQFVSESNRSEYREFMRLYYQRNQYLLPTDISPRTPTELEWASSVLVHQSIKEILLNPDQQTQYLERLERVLQQLFH; encoded by the coding sequence ATGCCCACCAGTACATTTGAAAAATTGCCAGCTGCAAAGAAGGAACGGGTTAACGCCGCCTTACTAAAAGAATTTTCAGTTTATTCCCTTGCAGAGGCCCAGGTCGCCCGGATTGTTGATGACGCCGAAATTTCGCGTGGTTCGTTTTATAAATACTTCAACGATATTTCCGATGCTTATCGGTATGAGTTTGGCCAGGTAATGTCCAGCTTGCACGCGCCGTTTAAACAGGGAGCATCTGCCACGGACGTTACAGGAATCGTCCGGATGGTGGAACAATTCGTTTCCGAAAGTAATCGGAGTGAGTACCGCGAGTTCATGCGGCTCTATTACCAACGCAATCAGTACTTGTTACCCACTGACATTTCGCCGCGGACGCCGACGGAATTGGAGTGGGCTAGTTCGGTGCTCGTGCATCAGAGTATTAAAGAGATTCTCTTGAATCCCGACCAGCAAACCCAGTATTTAGAAAGGCTGGAGCGGGTTTTACAACAATTATTTCACTAA
- the pstB gene encoding phosphate ABC transporter ATP-binding protein PstB, whose amino-acid sequence MATYNLEEHYLTKVPDPIALETKHLDVFYGNKQATFDANLRFPKNQITALIGASGSGKSTFLRSLNRLNDNVATVKGAIEYQGLDINQAQINVYEVRKNIGMVFQHPNPFAKSIYENIAFALRENGMTEDIDQQVEQSLRGAALWDEVKDKLNQSALSLSGGQQQRLCIARAIAVKPDILLMDEPTSALDPISSRKIETTLQELKQHYTIIIVTHNMQQAARASDFTAFFHLGHVIEFNQTEELFTNPRMQATEDYISGHFG is encoded by the coding sequence GTGGCAACTTATAACTTAGAGGAACACTACTTAACCAAGGTTCCGGATCCGATTGCGTTAGAAACTAAGCACCTGGACGTTTTTTACGGTAACAAGCAGGCAACGTTTGATGCGAACCTACGCTTTCCGAAGAATCAGATTACCGCTTTGATTGGGGCGTCTGGATCCGGGAAATCGACTTTTTTACGGAGCTTAAATCGCTTAAACGATAACGTGGCCACTGTGAAAGGGGCGATTGAGTACCAAGGATTAGATATCAATCAAGCTCAGATTAATGTGTATGAAGTCCGCAAAAACATCGGGATGGTCTTTCAACACCCCAATCCCTTTGCCAAGTCGATTTATGAAAACATTGCGTTTGCCCTCCGCGAAAATGGCATGACGGAGGACATTGATCAGCAAGTTGAACAAAGTCTGAGGGGCGCAGCGTTGTGGGACGAGGTTAAGGATAAGCTCAACCAAAGTGCCCTTTCCTTATCCGGAGGGCAGCAGCAACGGCTGTGCATTGCGCGGGCGATTGCGGTGAAACCAGATATTTTGTTAATGGATGAACCGACGAGTGCTCTGGATCCGATTTCGAGCCGCAAGATTGAAACGACTTTACAAGAATTAAAGCAGCACTACACGATTATCATTGTGACCCATAACATGCAGCAGGCAGCTCGTGCGAGTGACTTTACGGCCTTCTTTCACCTCGGACACGTGATTGAGTTTAATCAGACCGAAGAATTATTTACAAATCCACGGATGCAGGCGACGGAAGATTACATTTCGGGACACTTTGGCTAA
- a CDS encoding NUDIX hydrolase: MADYIHELRQLVGHRPLILNTASGALLNEQNQVLLQERTGKNDWCFPGGYMEYGERIVETLKREFKEDSGLDVEPIRLLHVFDGDCFKYPNGDEVQCITNFFLVRKTGGQLLDHQTAETSALRYFPLTDLPPFFNHQSEKMAQAVIDYLA, from the coding sequence ATGGCAGATTACATTCATGAGCTTCGCCAATTGGTTGGGCATCGCCCGTTAATTTTGAATACGGCCAGTGGAGCACTTTTAAACGAGCAAAATCAGGTACTACTGCAGGAACGGACCGGTAAAAACGATTGGTGTTTTCCGGGGGGTTACATGGAATACGGCGAACGAATCGTTGAAACCTTAAAGCGGGAATTTAAAGAGGATTCTGGCTTAGACGTGGAACCCATTCGACTTTTACACGTTTTTGACGGCGATTGTTTCAAGTACCCCAATGGTGATGAGGTGCAATGCATTACTAATTTCTTTCTGGTCCGCAAAACGGGTGGTCAATTGCTGGACCATCAAACGGCGGAAACGAGTGCCTTGCGCTACTTTCCGTTGACGGACTTACCACCGTTTTTTAATCATCAATCAGAAAAGATGGCCCAAGCGGTTATTGATTATTTAGCGTAA
- a CDS encoding response regulator transcription factor, which translates to MQHVTLVTKQLRLAIDLGQAFNDHDFFVDTVDDPTQVASVMEQKQSGGLLWDLTAFPLDQFETQLHEFRHMNQLPIIILANSPELATTIFQAGFDDYVIAPWDAFELLARFEQKHQLYMQLSQTKSPQSPKRPNLRFDDVVIDRQKYKAFKQNQDLGLTPKELKLLLYLIEHAPQVLSRAQLLEGVWGDQYDISETSRMVDIHISHLRDKIEVDPKHPKHIKTVRGFGYHFVGNYQIKKS; encoded by the coding sequence GTGCAACACGTAACGTTAGTAACCAAACAACTCCGTTTAGCCATTGATTTAGGGCAAGCCTTTAATGATCATGATTTTTTTGTTGACACCGTTGACGATCCGACCCAAGTGGCTTCCGTAATGGAACAAAAACAGAGTGGCGGTTTGTTGTGGGATCTCACGGCGTTCCCACTGGACCAATTTGAAACCCAGTTGCACGAGTTCCGCCACATGAACCAGCTTCCCATTATCATTCTGGCTAATTCTCCGGAACTAGCCACCACTATTTTTCAAGCCGGTTTTGACGACTACGTGATTGCCCCGTGGGACGCATTCGAATTGTTAGCTCGGTTTGAGCAAAAGCACCAGCTTTATATGCAACTATCCCAAACCAAGTCCCCCCAATCACCTAAACGCCCTAATTTACGTTTTGATGACGTCGTGATTGACCGCCAAAAATACAAGGCCTTTAAACAAAATCAAGATTTGGGACTCACCCCTAAGGAATTAAAACTGCTTTTGTATCTAATCGAACATGCTCCCCAAGTTCTAAGTCGAGCCCAATTGCTGGAGGGCGTCTGGGGCGATCAATATGATATTTCTGAAACTTCTCGAATGGTCGACATTCACATTAGCCACCTTCGCGATAAAATTGAAGTTGACCCTAAGCATCCGAAACACATTAAGACGGTCCGCGGGTTTGGCTACCACTTTGTTGGTAATTACCAAATTAAAAAGAGCTGA
- the pstC gene encoding phosphate ABC transporter permease subunit PstC: MNNIQKRLMKPSAATRQDRRGRWISFICVSFIMILTVSIIGFIAIHGLATFTDNHISVWDFLTKSDWNPGQMGANGKPEVGALAMIVASFAVTLLAALFATPFAVAVAVYMTELAPKKGARMLQPVIELLVGIPSVVYGFVGLVVIVPALRTVFGGTGFGVLAGAIVLFVMILPTITSLTIDSLKQVPGYYRNASLALGATRWQTIYKVILRAALPGIMTAVVFGMARAFGEALAVQMVIGNAAIVPTNLVSPTSTLTSQLTSQMGDTIMGTLPNNALWSLALVLLLMSVIFNVLVKLIGKRGELK, from the coding sequence ATGAATAACATTCAAAAACGATTAATGAAACCAAGCGCAGCGACTCGCCAAGACCGGCGGGGACGTTGGATTAGTTTCATTTGTGTCAGCTTTATTATGATTCTAACGGTTTCCATCATTGGCTTTATTGCCATTCATGGGTTGGCAACCTTTACGGATAACCATATTTCAGTTTGGGACTTTCTCACGAAGAGTGATTGGAATCCGGGTCAAATGGGAGCTAATGGGAAACCCGAAGTAGGAGCGCTTGCCATGATTGTGGCATCGTTTGCGGTGACCCTGTTGGCAGCGCTCTTTGCAACGCCCTTTGCCGTGGCCGTAGCGGTGTACATGACGGAGCTGGCTCCAAAAAAGGGCGCTCGGATGTTACAACCCGTGATTGAACTGTTGGTTGGAATTCCGTCCGTGGTGTATGGGTTTGTTGGCCTGGTAGTGATTGTTCCGGCCCTCCGCACGGTCTTTGGCGGCACTGGATTCGGGGTATTAGCGGGCGCAATTGTTCTCTTTGTAATGATTCTACCGACGATTACCTCCCTCACGATTGATAGTTTAAAACAAGTCCCTGGCTACTATCGGAATGCTTCATTAGCGCTAGGAGCCACGAGATGGCAAACGATTTACAAGGTGATTTTACGGGCAGCTTTACCGGGAATTATGACGGCCGTGGTTTTTGGAATGGCGCGGGCCTTTGGAGAAGCACTGGCCGTGCAAATGGTGATTGGGAACGCAGCAATTGTACCCACCAACTTGGTTTCGCCTACGTCAACGTTGACCAGCCAATTAACCTCCCAAATGGGGGATACCATCATGGGAACCTTGCCCAATAACGCTCTGTGGTCCTTAGCACTGGTTTTACTGTTGATGTCCGTCATCTTTAACGTACTGGTGAAATTGATTGGAAAAAGAGGGGAGCTGAAATAA
- a CDS encoding ABC transporter permease: MFLALKEIKYSKLRYGLIMTMILLISYLIFILTSLAVGLASQNTQAIKSWNPTRIVLNKNSNVNVGQSLIMKSDLDKVHLNPKQEAVIGSVPVVATGKHEKISSQFMGIDPNQYVARDLRLTSGHKARNQNQVVVDQKFQQAGYHLEDKLQFNSSQERYQIVGFVKNAKFNIAPVVYGSLPTWHTLRNLDDRFAGSAVLSKKADFQIPSNQLHSYSTKTVVTNLPGYTAQTLTFTLMIGFLMIISLIIIAVFLYILTMQKLPNYAVLRAQGIPAGKLVKATMAQTFILVVTGIGAGFLLTVGTLLVLPSAVPVAFSFPIMLGTVAGLLVTSMLGALLPALLIVRIDPADAIGG; encoded by the coding sequence ATGTTTTTAGCACTCAAGGAAATTAAGTATTCCAAATTACGTTATGGACTAATCATGACGATGATTCTTTTGATTAGTTATTTGATTTTCATTTTAACCAGCTTAGCGGTAGGGCTGGCGTCTCAAAATACCCAGGCGATTAAGAGTTGGAACCCCACGCGAATTGTCTTGAATAAGAATTCTAACGTGAATGTGGGACAGTCCTTAATCATGAAGAGTGATTTAGACAAGGTGCACTTGAATCCGAAACAGGAAGCTGTGATTGGGTCAGTACCGGTTGTAGCCACCGGAAAACACGAAAAGATTTCTTCCCAATTTATGGGAATCGATCCGAACCAGTACGTGGCTAGGGACTTGCGGTTAACCAGCGGTCATAAAGCACGGAATCAAAATCAAGTGGTTGTGGACCAAAAGTTCCAGCAAGCAGGGTATCATTTGGAAGATAAGTTGCAATTTAATTCATCTCAGGAACGTTACCAAATTGTTGGATTTGTGAAAAATGCAAAGTTTAACATTGCTCCAGTTGTATACGGATCATTACCAACGTGGCATACGCTTCGGAATCTCGATGATCGCTTTGCCGGGAGTGCTGTGCTAAGTAAGAAAGCAGACTTCCAGATTCCTAGTAACCAATTACATTCATACTCAACGAAAACGGTGGTTACTAATCTCCCCGGTTACACCGCCCAGACGTTGACCTTTACCCTGATGATTGGATTCTTGATGATTATTTCCCTGATTATTATTGCAGTCTTTTTATACATATTGACGATGCAAAAATTACCGAACTATGCCGTTTTACGGGCCCAAGGAATTCCAGCCGGCAAGTTAGTGAAAGCAACGATGGCGCAAACCTTCATTTTAGTGGTAACTGGAATTGGCGCTGGCTTCTTGTTGACCGTCGGGACCCTACTGGTACTGCCGAGTGCGGTTCCAGTCGCCTTTAGTTTCCCGATTATGTTAGGAACGGTGGCTGGCTTACTGGTAACTTCCATGTTGGGAGCCTTATTACCAGCCCTGTTAATTGTACGAATTGATCCAGCGGATGCGATTGGAGGATAA